From Methanocaldococcus sp.:
GCAGGAGGTTGATTATATAGTAATCTAACTCTTGCTCCTGAAGCATCATCAACAAACACTATTGCCCCTTTATCTTTAGAAATATTAACAACTTTTTTAAAATCTTCAATATTTATAACTTTTAAATCCATAGTAGAGCCAGTAATAACAACTAAGCAATCTTTGTCTATTTTATTTATAATATCATCAACATTAGATGATTCACAATACTCAGCATTAATAATCTTACAGCTTCTTTCTATTGAGGGATGTCCGGGAAGTTCTGGCAGATAATGAACAACTTTTTTAGGCTTTAATGCTAATATTGTTGCTAAAATTGCAGAAGATGTTCTATTAAAAGCAACACATTTATCCTCTTTTTTATCTCCACCTAAGTGTTGTAATCCATATTTATTAACTTTTTCAGAGAAATAAGAAGAACCAATATAAGTATTTAACAAGTTTATATCTTCTTTCTCTATTAAAAAACCACCAGACAACCCACTTAAATCATATAACGCCTCCCTACCTTCCTTTTTTAAGATATCTAAAATAATTTTTCTTGCTTTTTCTATTCTTGAAAGTTCTTCAAAATCTGTAAGCATTTTAACTCACCATAAAAAATAATAAAAAGTCAGTTTTATGTTTTTATCCTGCACCACATGCATCTCCAAAATCCATATCACTTAATTTTTCAGTTTCTAATTCTTCTTTTTCAATTTCTTTCACAACATCTTCAATATCTTCTTTTCTTTCAGTAATTTTATATTTTTCAATAACTCTTAATAAATGAGGTCTATACATTAAGTTATTATCTAACAAAACCCAAATATTTCCTTCTTTATCTTTTCTTATATCT
This genomic window contains:
- a CDS encoding TIGR03576 family pyridoxal phosphate-dependent enzyme, with product MLTDFEELSRIEKARKIILDILKKEGREALYDLSGLSGGFLIEKEDINLLNTYIGSSYFSEKVNKYGLQHLGGDKKEDKCVAFNRTSSAILATILALKPKKVVHYLPELPGHPSIERSCKIINAEYCESSNVDDIINKIDKDCLVVITGSTMDLKVINIEDFKKVVNISKDKGAIVFVDDASGARVRLLYNQPPALKLGVDLVVTSTDKLMEGPRGGLLAGRKDLVDKIYIEGTKFGLEAQPPLMAGIYRALKSFNLERLKKAFERSKKFDLSKILALNEELKKINKNIEIICEKTPTGFVIKRVHKDDNINIKKLVEIGFNLLEKYRIITITVAGMPGASKSIRIDLTSKDADRVSDEYIINAIVDSIKSSFYKSL
- a CDS encoding DUF2098 domain-containing protein, which produces MSEIEAISKDNINIKVGDYVVYVNTGTKGRVVDIRKDKEGNIWVLLDNNLMYRPHLLRVIEKYKITERKEDIEDVVKEIEKEELETEKLSDMDFGDACGAG